In Juglans microcarpa x Juglans regia isolate MS1-56 chromosome 4S, Jm3101_v1.0, whole genome shotgun sequence, a single window of DNA contains:
- the LOC121262929 gene encoding transcription initiation factor TFIID subunit 4b-like isoform X1 has translation MSSTQLNGTTQGINTMGTPKFQRQNSINDLKRVQGGSVSHLANSSTSQHILVPRQSSTNKEQSSTPSPSTAGVKQESLDQVTEEQHRPHFLHLHGLSSHYAAQLEQENVASGIYMDEALEKHPSRMGLPTQSDPYVPLGSRITSAASPARTPSKKPSIGQKKPLDTLGSSQPLPSKKQKVSMAVSDQSIEQLNDVTAVSGVNLREEEEQLFSVTKEDSQVSEASRRVVQEEEERLILQKAALQKKLAEIVAKCGLKSISNDVERCLSLCVEERVRGLLSNLIRLSKQRDDIEKPRHRTVITSDVRHQIMTMNKKAREKWEKKQAEAERLRRLDEPEGNNGLDGEKDKDEGRAKSIKANKEEDDKTRTTAANLAALAAVGGDDMLSRWQLMAEQARQKCEGGMNASGSQPGKDASCKPLSTSVPPPRKAGAVKKSGRNQIIVPQTKVARNISIKDVIAVLEREPQMSRSSLYERIALMASLSK, from the exons ATGAGTTCAACTCAGTTAAATGGGACAACACAGGGCATTAACACAATGGGCACACCTAAGTTTCAAAGGCAAAACTCTATCAATGATCTAAAGAGAGTTCAGGGTGGATCTGTTTCTCACTTGGCAAACAGTTCAACATCACAACATATTCTGGTTCCTCGGCAATCATCCACAAATAAAGAACAAAGTTCTaccccttcaccatcaacggcCGGTGTAAAACAGGAATCACTTGATCAGGTAACTGAGGAGCAGCACAGGccccattttcttcatctacATGGATTGTCTTCTCATTATGCTGCACAGCTTGAACAGGAAAATGTAGCTTCTGGAATTTACATGGATGAAGCTTTAGAAAAGCATCCTTCGAGGATGGGTCTGCCGACACAGTCAGATCCCTATGTCCCG tTAGGATCTCGCATCACATCTGCAGCCTCTCCTGCAAGAACACCTTCCAAAAAGCCTTCTATTGGCCAGAAGAAACCACTTGATACGCTTGGTTCATCACAACCTCTGCCAAG TAAGAAGCAAAAAGTATCCATGGCCGTTTCGGATCAAAGCATTGAACAACTAAATGATGTCACTGCTGTCAGTGGAGTAAATCTGAGG GAAGAGGAAGAACAGTTATTTTCTGTGACCAAGGAGGATAGTCAAGTTTCAGAAGCATCTCGAAGAGTTGtgcaagaagaggaagaaagattGATTTTGCAGAAAGCAGCCCTCCAGAAAAAATTGGCAGAGATCG TGGCCAAATGTGGCTTGAAGAGTATAAGTAATGATGTGGAGCGATGCTTGTCATTG TGTGTGGAGGAAAGAGTGCGTGGACTATTAAGTAATCTGATCAGACTGTCAAAACAG CGGGATGATATTGAGAAACCAAGACACCGAACTGTTATCACCTCAGATGTTCGACATCAAATAATGACAATGAACAAGAAGGCTAGggagaaatgggagaaaaaaCAGGCTGAAGCAGAGAGGCTTCGAAGACTTGATGAA CCTGAGGGTAATAATGGACTTGATGGCGAGAAGGATAAAGATGAAGGTCGTGCTAAATCCATTAAG GCAAACAAAGAGGAGGATGACAAAACGAGGACAACGGCTGCAAATCTGGCTGCCCTCGCTGCTGTTGGAGGAGATGACATGCTGTCAAGATGGCAACTTATGGCTGAGCAAGCCCGGCAGAAATGTGAAGGAGGGATGAATGCATCTGGCTCTCAGCCAGGCAAAGATGCGAGTTGCAAGCCTCTGTCAACATCTGTTCCCCCTCCCCGAAAAGCAGGGGCTGTTAAAAAATCTGGAAGGAACCAAATTATTGTGCCTCAAACTAAGGTGGCTCGAAACATCTCCATTAAGGATGTAATTGCAGTCCTGGAAAGGGAACCCCAGATGTCTAGGTCAAGTCTATATGAGAGAATCGCTCTGATGGCATCGTTGAGTAAGTGA
- the LOC121262929 gene encoding transcription initiation factor TFIID subunit 4b-like isoform X2: MSSTQLNGTTQGINTMGTPKFQRQNSINDLKRVQGGSVSHLANSSTSQHILVPRQSSTNKEQSSTPSPSTAGVKQESLDQVTEEQHRPHFLHLHGLSSHYAAQLEQENVASGIYMDEALEKHPSRMGLPTQSDPYVPLGSRITSAASPARTPSKKPSIGQKKPLDTLGSSQPLPSKKQKVSMAVSDQSIEQLNDVTAVSGVNLREEEEQLFSVTKEDSQVSEASRRVVQEEEERLILQKAALQKKLAEIVAKCGLKSISNDVERCLSLCVEERVRGLRDDIEKPRHRTVITSDVRHQIMTMNKKAREKWEKKQAEAERLRRLDEPEGNNGLDGEKDKDEGRAKSIKANKEEDDKTRTTAANLAALAAVGGDDMLSRWQLMAEQARQKCEGGMNASGSQPGKDASCKPLSTSVPPPRKAGAVKKSGRNQIIVPQTKVARNISIKDVIAVLEREPQMSRSSLYERIALMASLSK; this comes from the exons ATGAGTTCAACTCAGTTAAATGGGACAACACAGGGCATTAACACAATGGGCACACCTAAGTTTCAAAGGCAAAACTCTATCAATGATCTAAAGAGAGTTCAGGGTGGATCTGTTTCTCACTTGGCAAACAGTTCAACATCACAACATATTCTGGTTCCTCGGCAATCATCCACAAATAAAGAACAAAGTTCTaccccttcaccatcaacggcCGGTGTAAAACAGGAATCACTTGATCAGGTAACTGAGGAGCAGCACAGGccccattttcttcatctacATGGATTGTCTTCTCATTATGCTGCACAGCTTGAACAGGAAAATGTAGCTTCTGGAATTTACATGGATGAAGCTTTAGAAAAGCATCCTTCGAGGATGGGTCTGCCGACACAGTCAGATCCCTATGTCCCG tTAGGATCTCGCATCACATCTGCAGCCTCTCCTGCAAGAACACCTTCCAAAAAGCCTTCTATTGGCCAGAAGAAACCACTTGATACGCTTGGTTCATCACAACCTCTGCCAAG TAAGAAGCAAAAAGTATCCATGGCCGTTTCGGATCAAAGCATTGAACAACTAAATGATGTCACTGCTGTCAGTGGAGTAAATCTGAGG GAAGAGGAAGAACAGTTATTTTCTGTGACCAAGGAGGATAGTCAAGTTTCAGAAGCATCTCGAAGAGTTGtgcaagaagaggaagaaagattGATTTTGCAGAAAGCAGCCCTCCAGAAAAAATTGGCAGAGATCG TGGCCAAATGTGGCTTGAAGAGTATAAGTAATGATGTGGAGCGATGCTTGTCATTG TGTGTGGAGGAAAGAGTGCGTGGACTA CGGGATGATATTGAGAAACCAAGACACCGAACTGTTATCACCTCAGATGTTCGACATCAAATAATGACAATGAACAAGAAGGCTAGggagaaatgggagaaaaaaCAGGCTGAAGCAGAGAGGCTTCGAAGACTTGATGAA CCTGAGGGTAATAATGGACTTGATGGCGAGAAGGATAAAGATGAAGGTCGTGCTAAATCCATTAAG GCAAACAAAGAGGAGGATGACAAAACGAGGACAACGGCTGCAAATCTGGCTGCCCTCGCTGCTGTTGGAGGAGATGACATGCTGTCAAGATGGCAACTTATGGCTGAGCAAGCCCGGCAGAAATGTGAAGGAGGGATGAATGCATCTGGCTCTCAGCCAGGCAAAGATGCGAGTTGCAAGCCTCTGTCAACATCTGTTCCCCCTCCCCGAAAAGCAGGGGCTGTTAAAAAATCTGGAAGGAACCAAATTATTGTGCCTCAAACTAAGGTGGCTCGAAACATCTCCATTAAGGATGTAATTGCAGTCCTGGAAAGGGAACCCCAGATGTCTAGGTCAAGTCTATATGAGAGAATCGCTCTGATGGCATCGTTGAGTAAGTGA
- the LOC121262929 gene encoding transcription initiation factor TFIID subunit 4b-like isoform X4, producing the protein MDEALEKHPSRMGLPTQSDPYVPLGSRITSAASPARTPSKKPSIGQKKPLDTLGSSQPLPSKKQKVSMAVSDQSIEQLNDVTAVSGVNLREEEEQLFSVTKEDSQVSEASRRVVQEEEERLILQKAALQKKLAEIVAKCGLKSISNDVERCLSLCVEERVRGLLSNLIRLSKQRDDIEKPRHRTVITSDVRHQIMTMNKKAREKWEKKQAEAERLRRLDEPEGNNGLDGEKDKDEGRAKSIKANKEEDDKTRTTAANLAALAAVGGDDMLSRWQLMAEQARQKCEGGMNASGSQPGKDASCKPLSTSVPPPRKAGAVKKSGRNQIIVPQTKVARNISIKDVIAVLEREPQMSRSSLYERIALMASLSK; encoded by the exons ATGGATGAAGCTTTAGAAAAGCATCCTTCGAGGATGGGTCTGCCGACACAGTCAGATCCCTATGTCCCG tTAGGATCTCGCATCACATCTGCAGCCTCTCCTGCAAGAACACCTTCCAAAAAGCCTTCTATTGGCCAGAAGAAACCACTTGATACGCTTGGTTCATCACAACCTCTGCCAAG TAAGAAGCAAAAAGTATCCATGGCCGTTTCGGATCAAAGCATTGAACAACTAAATGATGTCACTGCTGTCAGTGGAGTAAATCTGAGG GAAGAGGAAGAACAGTTATTTTCTGTGACCAAGGAGGATAGTCAAGTTTCAGAAGCATCTCGAAGAGTTGtgcaagaagaggaagaaagattGATTTTGCAGAAAGCAGCCCTCCAGAAAAAATTGGCAGAGATCG TGGCCAAATGTGGCTTGAAGAGTATAAGTAATGATGTGGAGCGATGCTTGTCATTG TGTGTGGAGGAAAGAGTGCGTGGACTATTAAGTAATCTGATCAGACTGTCAAAACAG CGGGATGATATTGAGAAACCAAGACACCGAACTGTTATCACCTCAGATGTTCGACATCAAATAATGACAATGAACAAGAAGGCTAGggagaaatgggagaaaaaaCAGGCTGAAGCAGAGAGGCTTCGAAGACTTGATGAA CCTGAGGGTAATAATGGACTTGATGGCGAGAAGGATAAAGATGAAGGTCGTGCTAAATCCATTAAG GCAAACAAAGAGGAGGATGACAAAACGAGGACAACGGCTGCAAATCTGGCTGCCCTCGCTGCTGTTGGAGGAGATGACATGCTGTCAAGATGGCAACTTATGGCTGAGCAAGCCCGGCAGAAATGTGAAGGAGGGATGAATGCATCTGGCTCTCAGCCAGGCAAAGATGCGAGTTGCAAGCCTCTGTCAACATCTGTTCCCCCTCCCCGAAAAGCAGGGGCTGTTAAAAAATCTGGAAGGAACCAAATTATTGTGCCTCAAACTAAGGTGGCTCGAAACATCTCCATTAAGGATGTAATTGCAGTCCTGGAAAGGGAACCCCAGATGTCTAGGTCAAGTCTATATGAGAGAATCGCTCTGATGGCATCGTTGAGTAAGTGA
- the LOC121262929 gene encoding transcription initiation factor TFIID subunit 4b-like isoform X3 encodes MSSTQLNGTTQGINTMGTPKFQRQNSINDLKRVQGGSVSHLANSSTSQHILVPRQSSTNKEQSSTPSPSTAGVKQESLDQVTEEQHRPHFLHLHGLSSHYAAQLEQENVASGIYMDEALEKHPSRMGLPTQSDPYVPEEEEQLFSVTKEDSQVSEASRRVVQEEEERLILQKAALQKKLAEIVAKCGLKSISNDVERCLSLCVEERVRGLLSNLIRLSKQRDDIEKPRHRTVITSDVRHQIMTMNKKAREKWEKKQAEAERLRRLDEPEGNNGLDGEKDKDEGRAKSIKANKEEDDKTRTTAANLAALAAVGGDDMLSRWQLMAEQARQKCEGGMNASGSQPGKDASCKPLSTSVPPPRKAGAVKKSGRNQIIVPQTKVARNISIKDVIAVLEREPQMSRSSLYERIALMASLSK; translated from the exons ATGAGTTCAACTCAGTTAAATGGGACAACACAGGGCATTAACACAATGGGCACACCTAAGTTTCAAAGGCAAAACTCTATCAATGATCTAAAGAGAGTTCAGGGTGGATCTGTTTCTCACTTGGCAAACAGTTCAACATCACAACATATTCTGGTTCCTCGGCAATCATCCACAAATAAAGAACAAAGTTCTaccccttcaccatcaacggcCGGTGTAAAACAGGAATCACTTGATCAGGTAACTGAGGAGCAGCACAGGccccattttcttcatctacATGGATTGTCTTCTCATTATGCTGCACAGCTTGAACAGGAAAATGTAGCTTCTGGAATTTACATGGATGAAGCTTTAGAAAAGCATCCTTCGAGGATGGGTCTGCCGACACAGTCAGATCCCTATGTCCCG GAAGAGGAAGAACAGTTATTTTCTGTGACCAAGGAGGATAGTCAAGTTTCAGAAGCATCTCGAAGAGTTGtgcaagaagaggaagaaagattGATTTTGCAGAAAGCAGCCCTCCAGAAAAAATTGGCAGAGATCG TGGCCAAATGTGGCTTGAAGAGTATAAGTAATGATGTGGAGCGATGCTTGTCATTG TGTGTGGAGGAAAGAGTGCGTGGACTATTAAGTAATCTGATCAGACTGTCAAAACAG CGGGATGATATTGAGAAACCAAGACACCGAACTGTTATCACCTCAGATGTTCGACATCAAATAATGACAATGAACAAGAAGGCTAGggagaaatgggagaaaaaaCAGGCTGAAGCAGAGAGGCTTCGAAGACTTGATGAA CCTGAGGGTAATAATGGACTTGATGGCGAGAAGGATAAAGATGAAGGTCGTGCTAAATCCATTAAG GCAAACAAAGAGGAGGATGACAAAACGAGGACAACGGCTGCAAATCTGGCTGCCCTCGCTGCTGTTGGAGGAGATGACATGCTGTCAAGATGGCAACTTATGGCTGAGCAAGCCCGGCAGAAATGTGAAGGAGGGATGAATGCATCTGGCTCTCAGCCAGGCAAAGATGCGAGTTGCAAGCCTCTGTCAACATCTGTTCCCCCTCCCCGAAAAGCAGGGGCTGTTAAAAAATCTGGAAGGAACCAAATTATTGTGCCTCAAACTAAGGTGGCTCGAAACATCTCCATTAAGGATGTAATTGCAGTCCTGGAAAGGGAACCCCAGATGTCTAGGTCAAGTCTATATGAGAGAATCGCTCTGATGGCATCGTTGAGTAAGTGA
- the LOC121263186 gene encoding uncharacterized protein LOC121263186 — MKVSGLCVLFLALGTDFLLLNFSSGISTGSFIIPEMVFAQHAGGDAMPLTTASRRLKENGHNSRSEKKHRQIGDVNLDDYHPMIQYQIQRLPSNLDLSNTGLLSCHLFQDLRGLLPLLKLEDLHSLLTI, encoded by the exons ATGAAGGTTTCTGGGTTATGCGTCTTGTTCTTGGCACTGGGGACAGATTTCTTGCTTCTCAACTTCTCGAGTGGTATAAGTACTGGTTCCTTTATTATTCCCG AAATGGTCTTCGCCCAACATGCTGGCGGCGATGCTATGCCATTGACCACAGCGAGTAGGAGGCTGAAG GAAAATGGCCATAATTCGCGCTCTGAGAAGAAGCACCGCCAAATAGGTGATGTAAATCTGGATGATTACCATCCCATGATCCAGTACCAAATTCAAAGGCTTCCTTCAAACCTGGACCTATCGAACACGGGACTCCTCTCATGCCATTTATTCCAAGACCTTCGCGGCCTCCTACCCCTCCTGAAACTGGAGGATTTGCATAGCCTACTCACGATCTAG